In Strix aluco isolate bStrAlu1 chromosome 22, bStrAlu1.hap1, whole genome shotgun sequence, a genomic segment contains:
- the NADK gene encoding NAD kinase isoform X2, which produces MKILKHVMNNLSFSRTTWNWHIQDPASQRLTWNKPPKSVLVIKKIRDASLLQPFKELCVYLTEENNMIVYVEKKVLEDPAIANDDNFGPVKKKFCTFREDYDDISNQIDFIICLGGDGTLLYASSLFQGSVPPVMAFHLGSLGFLTPFNFENFQSQVTQVIEGNAALVLRSRLKVKVVKEHREKMTVQNGIEENGVVSANIEKEVGKQIMQYQVLNEVVVDRGPSSYLSNVDVFLDGHLITTVQGDGVIVSTPTGSTAYAAAAGASMIHPNVPAIMITPICPHSLSFRPIVVPAGVELKIMLSPDARNTAWVSFDGRKRQEICHGDSISITTSCYPLPSICFRDPVSDWFESLAECLHWNVRKKQNNFAVEEEEF; this is translated from the exons GCACATTCAGGATCCAGCAAGCCAGCGGTTGACATGGAACAAACCTCCCAAGAGTGTCCTTGTTATTAAAAAGATACGTGATGCCAGTCTGCTGCAGCCTTTTAAAGAGCTCTGTGTGTATCTCACTGAG GAGAACAATATGATAGTGTACGTAGAAAAGAAAGTATTGGAAGACCCCGCTATAGCTAATGATGATAATTTTGGACCAGTGAAGAAGAAATTTTGCACCTTCAGAGAAG ATTATGATGATATCTCCAATCAGATAGACTTTATCATATGCCTGGGAGGAGATGGGACCTTACTTTATGCTTCTTCGCTTTTCCAG GGTAGTGTACCTCCAGTTATGGCTTTTCATCTGGGATCCCTTGGATTTCTTACTCCATTTAATTTTGAGAATTTTCAGTCCCAAGTCACTCAGGTTATAGAAG GCAATGCAGCACTTGTTCTCCGAAGCAGGCTGAAAGTGAAAGTAGTAAAAGAGCACAGAGAGAAGATGACAGTACAAAATGGTATAGAAGAAAATGGAGTAGTGTCTGCAAATATAGAGAAAGAAGTTGGCAAGCAAATTATGCAATATCAG GTCCTAAATGAAGTTGTAGTGGATCGTGGTCCTTCTTCTTACCTTTCCAATGTAGATGTCTTTCTAGATGGACACCTGATAACAACAGTGCAAGGAGATG GAGTCATTGTCTCCACGCCGACTGGTAGCACTGCAtatgcagctgcagcaggagcttcTATGATTCATCCAAACGTTCCTGCAATAATGATCACCCCGATCTGCCCTCACTCGTTGTCTTTCAGACCTATTGTGGTTCCTGCTGGAGTGGAACTCAAG attATGCTCTCTCCGGATGCCAGGAATACAGCATGGGTTTCATTTGAtggaaggaagagacaggaaataTGCCATGGAGACAG TATTAGCATCACTACCTCTTGCTATCCCCTTCCTTCGATCTGTTTCCGAGATCCTGTGAGCGACTGGTTTGAAAGCTTGGCTGAGTGTTTACACTGGAATGTTCGGAAGAAGCAAAATAACTTTGCTGTTGAAGAAGAAGAATTTTGA